One Oceanicoccus sagamiensis genomic region harbors:
- a CDS encoding DUF4845 domain-containing protein — protein sequence MNSKNHQAGWTVTGLLGFMVLGAFALTCALKLIPVYMEHSSVASAIEQAIDEDAFKGKSTGEIRRKISKSFEMNMVEDTNARAVSISRKKGMTTINANYEKRMPFIANIDIVVKFDDLAYEFRTD from the coding sequence ATGAACAGTAAAAATCATCAGGCTGGTTGGACAGTAACAGGCTTGCTTGGCTTTATGGTACTAGGTGCTTTTGCATTAACCTGTGCTCTAAAGTTAATACCGGTTTATATGGAGCATTCATCGGTGGCGTCGGCTATTGAGCAAGCTATTGATGAGGACGCTTTTAAGGGTAAATCTACCGGTGAGATCCGTAGGAAAATCAGTAAATCTTTTGAAATGAATATGGTTGAAGATACCAATGCCAGGGCAGTATCCATCAGCCGTAAAAAAGGCATGACGACAATTAATGCCAATTACGAAAAACGCATGCCATTTATAGCTAACATAGACATTGTGGTGAAGTTTGACGACCTGGCCTATGAATTCAGAACCGACTAA
- the recO gene encoding DNA repair protein RecO, whose protein sequence is MRIESQPAYILHTRNYRDSSLIVDFLTPDYGRVSGVVKGVRSNSKSAKQRRSILQPFVSLLISWSGKSELKTITQFESRGVPIALQGKQLFSGLYVNELLSRLLQADEQHSEIYTLYEWVSKSLLDNATIDVVLRHFELSLLSELGYGFDLSADSESGAALKADQQYRFYPDRGFVLLEPNGPITASVFRGEDILAIASGDFNEPARRAAKLLCRQALQAHLGNKPLRSRELFSPTPKNQ, encoded by the coding sequence ATGCGTATTGAATCCCAGCCAGCGTATATTCTTCATACCCGCAACTACCGCGATAGCAGTTTAATTGTCGATTTTTTAACGCCGGATTATGGCCGAGTCAGTGGGGTGGTTAAAGGTGTGCGCTCCAATAGCAAAAGCGCCAAACAACGCCGCAGTATTCTCCAGCCCTTCGTTTCACTATTAATTAGTTGGAGCGGCAAAAGCGAATTAAAAACCATTACCCAATTTGAAAGCCGAGGCGTGCCCATCGCACTGCAAGGCAAACAGTTGTTTAGTGGTTTGTATGTCAACGAGTTGCTGAGCCGTTTATTGCAAGCCGATGAGCAGCATAGTGAGATCTACACGCTGTATGAATGGGTTAGCAAGAGCCTGTTAGATAATGCGACCATCGATGTGGTGTTACGGCATTTTGAATTAAGCCTGCTATCAGAATTGGGCTATGGTTTTGATTTATCAGCAGATAGCGAGAGTGGTGCAGCTCTGAAGGCTGATCAGCAATACCGTTTCTACCCAGATCGTGGTTTTGTCTTATTGGAGCCCAATGGGCCGATAACCGCTTCAGTATTTAGGGGCGAAGATATTCTTGCTATTGCCAGTGGTGATTTTAACGAGCCCGCTCGCCGAGCCGCAAAATTACTCTGTCGTCAGGCCCTTCAGGCCCATTTGGGCAACAAGCCCTTGCGCAGCCGCGAACTATTCAGTCCCACCCCCAAAAACCAGTAA
- a CDS encoding MucB/RseB C-terminal domain-containing protein — translation MSLFSLLTILLLLISPALSLAAESDPRLLLDKMSHSFMERNYQGTFSFQRGDSIESLRIAHAVIDGKEYERLEYMDGDKREIIRRGHKLDCIHPGHQLVRFYQHQQNLKTTTQNASLDDYYTFTVTGMDRVAGRATINLTISPKDTHRFGYRLSLDKASGLLLRSELIGPKDKVLERFQYVEIHLNAKLTKQDFAGAQEAYHPDHAAPVAARKAMAAGDQHWKVQWLPGGFTSTVANQNFVTEDDMATFTDGMTVFSVFLERESGNKTPSQHIEGHAQKGATTAYSRAIDLSGSPHRVTVVGEIPAKTAQQIARSIALVKP, via the coding sequence TTGTCTTTATTCTCCCTGCTAACGATATTACTGCTGCTGATATCCCCGGCTTTAAGTCTGGCTGCCGAATCTGATCCGCGCTTATTGCTGGATAAAATGTCCCATAGTTTTATGGAGCGCAATTATCAGGGCACCTTCAGTTTTCAGCGCGGAGACTCCATCGAATCACTGCGTATTGCCCATGCTGTTATAGACGGCAAAGAATATGAGCGACTGGAGTATATGGATGGTGACAAGCGAGAAATTATTCGCCGTGGTCACAAACTGGACTGTATTCACCCCGGTCATCAATTAGTTCGTTTTTACCAGCACCAACAAAACCTTAAAACCACCACGCAAAACGCTAGCCTCGATGACTACTACACGTTTACCGTAACGGGCATGGATAGAGTGGCAGGCCGTGCCACTATTAATCTTACGATTAGCCCAAAGGATACCCATCGCTTTGGCTATCGCCTCTCTCTGGATAAAGCCTCTGGTCTGTTGCTGCGCTCGGAGTTGATTGGCCCCAAGGATAAAGTGTTGGAGCGTTTTCAGTACGTAGAAATTCATCTGAATGCCAAGCTGACCAAGCAAGACTTTGCTGGTGCACAGGAGGCCTATCACCCCGACCACGCAGCGCCGGTTGCCGCTCGGAAAGCGATGGCAGCGGGTGATCAGCATTGGAAAGTGCAGTGGCTACCCGGTGGTTTTACCTCAACCGTGGCCAACCAGAACTTTGTTACTGAAGACGATATGGCCACCTTTACCGACGGTATGACCGTATTTTCAGTCTTTCTGGAGCGTGAGTCGGGCAACAAAACCCCCTCACAACATATCGAAGGCCATGCCCAGAAGGGCGCTACCACGGCTTATTCCAGGGCTATTGACCTTTCGGGTAGCCCCCACCGGGTTACCGTCGTGGGTGAGATCCCCGCCAAAACCGCGCAGCAGATTGCGCGATCCATCGCTTTAGTAAAACCTTAG
- the lepA gene encoding translation elongation factor 4, whose protein sequence is MSDLDLIRNFSIIAHIDHGKSTLADRFIQICGGLSAREMDEQVLDSMDIERERGITIKAQSVTLNYSAQDGKTYQFNFIDTPGHVDFSYEVSRSLAACEGALLVVDAAQGVEAQSVANCYTAIEQGLEVLPVLNKMDLPQAEPENVKKEIEEIIGLDATDAIPVSAKSGMGLEELLEQLVELIPPPEGNVDGDLQALIIDSWFDNYLGVVSLVRVKHGELNKGDKIIMKSQGKQHIVDSVGIFTPKRKETGCLKAGEVGFVVAGIKDIHGAPVGDTITHAKTPEVEQLPGFQTIKPQVYAGMFTVSSDDYEDFRDALAKLTLNDASLFYEPESSDALGFGFRIGFLGMLHMEIIQERLEREYNLDLITTAPTVIYEVEKNNGDIVMVDNPSALPDIGVINEIREPIADVNILVPQDYLGNVISLCVEKRGVQKDMQFLGHQVSLSYEIPMNEVVMDFFDRLKSVSRGYASLDYSFDRFQVANLVRLDVLINGDRVDALAMIVHRDHAQSKGRGLTEKMKELIHRQMFDVAIQAAIGGQVVARQTVKALRKNVTAKCYGGDVSRKRKLLEKQKAGKKRMKQVGSVEIPQSAFLAVLKMDS, encoded by the coding sequence GTGAGTGATTTAGACTTAATTCGTAATTTTTCCATTATTGCCCATATCGACCATGGTAAATCGACCCTTGCCGATCGCTTTATCCAGATTTGCGGCGGCTTAAGCGCCCGTGAAATGGATGAGCAGGTGCTCGATTCTATGGATATTGAGCGTGAGCGCGGTATTACTATCAAAGCCCAGAGCGTCACGCTTAACTACAGTGCTCAGGACGGTAAAACCTACCAGTTCAACTTTATCGATACCCCGGGGCATGTTGATTTCTCCTACGAGGTGTCACGTTCACTGGCCGCTTGTGAAGGTGCCTTGTTAGTGGTTGATGCTGCACAGGGGGTTGAAGCCCAGTCAGTTGCCAACTGTTATACGGCGATAGAGCAGGGGCTTGAAGTGTTGCCGGTGCTGAACAAAATGGACCTGCCACAGGCAGAGCCAGAGAATGTTAAAAAAGAGATTGAAGAAATTATCGGTCTTGATGCCACGGATGCCATACCCGTTAGTGCCAAATCCGGCATGGGCCTGGAAGAGCTGCTGGAACAGTTAGTGGAATTAATTCCACCGCCAGAGGGCAATGTGGATGGCGATTTGCAGGCGTTGATTATCGATTCCTGGTTTGATAACTATCTGGGTGTGGTCTCTCTGGTTCGGGTTAAACATGGTGAGCTCAATAAGGGCGATAAAATCATTATGAAATCCCAGGGCAAACAACATATTGTTGATAGCGTGGGTATCTTTACGCCAAAACGTAAAGAAACCGGTTGCCTGAAAGCGGGCGAAGTTGGCTTTGTGGTTGCAGGTATTAAAGATATTCACGGTGCGCCTGTCGGTGACACCATTACCCATGCCAAAACCCCGGAAGTCGAACAGCTACCCGGTTTCCAAACTATAAAGCCGCAGGTCTATGCGGGGATGTTCACGGTATCCTCAGACGATTATGAAGATTTCCGCGATGCTCTAGCCAAGTTGACTCTTAATGATGCCTCATTGTTTTACGAACCTGAAAGCTCCGATGCGTTGGGCTTTGGTTTCCGTATTGGCTTCCTGGGTATGTTGCATATGGAGATTATTCAGGAGCGCTTAGAGCGTGAATATAATCTGGACCTGATTACCACCGCCCCCACCGTTATCTATGAAGTTGAAAAAAATAACGGCGATATAGTGATGGTTGATAACCCATCGGCACTGCCGGATATTGGGGTGATTAATGAAATCCGCGAACCTATTGCTGACGTCAATATACTGGTGCCGCAGGATTATCTCGGCAATGTTATCTCCCTCTGTGTTGAAAAGCGTGGCGTGCAAAAAGATATGCAGTTTCTCGGTCATCAGGTTTCATTAAGCTATGAAATACCCATGAATGAAGTGGTGATGGATTTCTTTGATCGACTAAAGTCAGTGAGTCGTGGCTATGCGTCGTTGGATTACAGCTTTGATCGTTTTCAAGTGGCCAATCTGGTGCGTCTGGATGTATTAATTAATGGCGATAGGGTTGATGCCCTCGCTATGATTGTGCACCGTGATCATGCCCAGTCGAAGGGGCGTGGCCTGACTGAAAAAATGAAAGAACTGATTCACCGGCAAATGTTTGATGTGGCTATACAGGCTGCTATTGGTGGTCAGGTAGTTGCCCGGCAAACGGTAAAAGCCTTGCGTAAAAATGTTACCGCCAAATGTTATGGGGGTGATGTCTCCCGTAAACGTAAACTGTTAGAGAAGCAAAAAGCCGGTAAAAAGCGTATGAAGCAAGTGGGCAGTGTTGAAATTCCACAGAGCGCCTTTTTAGCCGTACTAAAAATGGATAGTTGA
- a CDS encoding SoxR reducing system RseC family protein yields the protein MIKETGRVVAIETDCLWVETIRQSTCNSCSAQKGCGHGILNKATAGRLNHMRVLLRDQPASDFAVDDEVDISIPEQVLVTGALLVYLLPLISLLAGTLLVSAFWQGDLAAFLGAVLGFIAGLAGVKYHASINRNNMDLQPIVLPKKPNPAIAPVNFVEPA from the coding sequence ATGATTAAAGAGACCGGCCGCGTTGTCGCCATTGAAACGGATTGCTTATGGGTTGAAACCATAAGGCAGAGCACCTGCAATAGCTGCAGTGCGCAAAAGGGCTGTGGTCACGGTATTCTCAATAAGGCCACTGCTGGCCGCCTCAACCATATGCGAGTCTTACTGCGAGATCAGCCCGCCAGCGATTTTGCCGTGGATGATGAAGTGGATATCAGTATTCCAGAACAGGTTTTGGTGACTGGCGCTCTACTGGTTTACCTGCTGCCCCTGATCAGCTTATTAGCGGGTACCTTGCTGGTTTCTGCGTTCTGGCAGGGCGATCTTGCCGCGTTTTTGGGGGCTGTGCTTGGCTTTATCGCGGGTTTGGCAGGGGTCAAATACCATGCTTCGATCAACCGCAACAATATGGATTTACAGCCCATTGTCTTGCCCAAAAAACCTAATCCCGCTATTGCCCCGGTTAACTTTGTCGAACCGGCCTAA
- the cysM gene encoding cysteine synthase CysM — translation MAFPTIEDYVGSTPLVRLQRLAGNSSNTILLKLEGNNPAGSVKDRPALSMINRAESRGDIKPGDTLIEATSGNTGIALAMAAAIKGYKMTLIMPSHMSMERKLAMAAYGAELIEVSQESGMEGARDLALDMQRKGEGIVLDQFANSDNPVAHYEGTGPEIWRQSEQKITHFVSSMGTTGTIMGVSRYLKEQNPDIEIVGLQPQDGSSIPGIRRWPEEYLPSIFDSARVDTVLDIDQELAEQTMKRLAAEEGIFCGVSSGGAVAGALQVSAEVENAVIVAIICDRGDRYLSTGVFDSALK, via the coding sequence ATGGCATTTCCGACCATTGAAGATTATGTAGGGTCAACCCCCCTGGTGCGCTTGCAGCGACTGGCAGGTAATAGCAGCAATACCATCTTGTTAAAGCTGGAGGGCAATAACCCGGCGGGTTCGGTAAAAGATCGGCCAGCCTTAAGCATGATCAATCGCGCTGAGTCCCGCGGTGATATCAAACCGGGCGATACCCTGATTGAAGCGACCAGCGGCAATACCGGTATAGCATTGGCCATGGCTGCCGCTATTAAGGGCTATAAAATGACCCTGATTATGCCCAGTCATATGAGTATGGAGCGTAAATTGGCAATGGCCGCTTATGGGGCAGAGCTGATCGAGGTCTCTCAGGAGTCCGGTATGGAGGGAGCCCGGGATCTGGCATTAGATATGCAAAGAAAGGGTGAGGGTATTGTATTGGACCAATTTGCCAATAGTGATAACCCCGTTGCCCACTATGAGGGCACAGGCCCGGAAATTTGGCGCCAAAGTGAGCAGAAAATTACCCACTTTGTCAGCTCAATGGGAACCACCGGTACCATTATGGGCGTCTCCCGATATTTAAAGGAACAAAATCCTGATATCGAGATCGTAGGTCTACAGCCTCAGGATGGTTCAAGTATTCCCGGTATACGTCGTTGGCCAGAAGAGTATTTGCCCAGTATTTTTGATAGTGCCAGAGTCGATACCGTATTGGATATTGATCAGGAGCTGGCTGAACAAACAATGAAGAGACTGGCTGCGGAAGAGGGTATCTTTTGTGGTGTGTCTTCGGGTGGTGCTGTAGCGGGGGCTTTGCAAGTTTCTGCTGAGGTTGAGAATGCTGTTATTGTCGCGATTATTTGTGACCGTGGCGATCGCTATTTATCAACTGGGGTATTTGATTCAGCACTGAAATAA
- the lepB gene encoding signal peptidase I — MVDTILIIISCVSLVIWFVQEKMARPQQQDKLNELIASGKQLPAEQLQADTMPAWNELLFKFTAVIWIAWAASVVLVKDGDFAFVLVMLTLLSGVVSGLDKLIFAGARNAYIESKAVADYLAKYTQEQRESLSMYFGQDMVVGEYAKSFFPVLAFVLVLRSFVIEPFQIPSGSMVPTLLVGDYILVNKFTYGLRLPVVGTKIVEVGEPERGDSMVFFPPHKDIYFIKRVIGLPGDQITYKNKVLTINGKVMEQTLLAELPPINPQVRMFSEDLDGVEHLSHSSLRRRTITPITDQYGDFSITVKPGYYWMMGDNRDNSADSRSWGPVPEERIVGKAFAIWLHWPSFGDIPTFSRMGAIQ; from the coding sequence ATGGTCGATACAATTCTCATTATTATTTCCTGTGTGTCACTGGTGATTTGGTTCGTACAGGAAAAAATGGCGCGTCCACAACAGCAAGACAAACTTAACGAGTTAATTGCCAGTGGCAAACAATTACCCGCCGAACAACTGCAAGCGGACACCATGCCAGCCTGGAATGAATTGCTATTTAAATTTACTGCCGTGATATGGATAGCTTGGGCAGCCTCAGTGGTGTTGGTCAAAGATGGCGACTTTGCATTTGTGTTAGTGATGTTAACCTTGCTGTCGGGTGTGGTTAGCGGCTTGGATAAACTGATATTTGCCGGCGCTAGAAACGCTTATATTGAGTCGAAGGCGGTTGCCGATTATCTGGCAAAATATACCCAGGAGCAGCGCGAGTCACTGTCCATGTACTTTGGTCAGGATATGGTGGTTGGTGAATATGCCAAATCCTTTTTCCCAGTGCTGGCCTTTGTTTTAGTGTTGCGCTCCTTTGTGATTGAGCCCTTCCAAATTCCATCGGGCTCAATGGTCCCCACCTTGCTGGTGGGTGACTATATTCTAGTGAATAAATTTACCTACGGCCTGCGCCTGCCAGTTGTCGGCACTAAGATTGTTGAAGTTGGCGAACCAGAGCGCGGTGACTCCATGGTGTTTTTCCCACCCCACAAAGATATCTATTTTATTAAGCGTGTTATCGGCTTGCCCGGAGACCAAATTACTTATAAAAATAAAGTGCTTACCATTAATGGCAAAGTGATGGAGCAAACCCTGTTGGCAGAATTACCACCGATTAACCCACAGGTACGTATGTTTTCTGAAGACCTGGATGGGGTAGAGCATTTATCCCACAGCTCATTGCGCCGGCGGACCATTACGCCGATTACTGACCAGTATGGCGATTTTTCGATTACTGTTAAGCCCGGTTATTATTGGATGATGGGTGATAATCGTGACAATAGCGCCGATAGCCGTTCCTGGGGACCAGTACCTGAAGAGCGTATTGTTGGTAAAGCCTTTGCCATTTGGCTGCATTGGCCCAGCTTTGGTGATATCCCTACCTTTAGTCGTATGGGGGCAATTCAGTAA
- the rnc gene encoding ribonuclease III has translation MAEHSPSIDILIRRLGHSFTDTSLVDLALTHRSVGAKNNERLEFLGDSIVNYLMAEALFKQFPDCREGDLSRMRAQLVKGKTLAEIALEFELGDFLRLGPGEMKSGGHRRESILADAVEALIGAMYLDGGMDVCREHVGRWYQSRLASMTVQGTVKDAKTRLQELLQSRKQSLPRYELVTTTGSDHQQQFTVECQIEHLQQGFQGVASNRREAEQIAAKAAFELLQHRK, from the coding sequence GTGGCTGAGCATTCTCCCAGTATCGATATCCTTATTCGCCGTTTAGGCCACTCGTTCACTGATACCTCATTGGTTGATCTTGCCCTGACTCACCGCAGTGTGGGGGCTAAAAATAATGAGCGGCTGGAGTTTCTAGGTGACTCTATTGTTAACTACTTAATGGCGGAAGCGCTGTTCAAACAATTTCCCGATTGCCGTGAAGGTGATTTAAGCCGGATGCGAGCGCAACTGGTGAAGGGTAAAACCCTGGCTGAAATAGCTCTGGAATTTGAACTGGGTGATTTTTTGCGCTTAGGCCCGGGTGAAATGAAAAGTGGCGGTCATCGCCGTGAGTCAATTTTAGCGGATGCGGTAGAAGCCCTGATTGGAGCCATGTACCTTGATGGCGGGATGGATGTTTGCCGCGAGCATGTTGGGCGCTGGTATCAATCTCGGCTGGCATCCATGACCGTACAAGGCACCGTCAAAGACGCGAAGACCCGCTTGCAGGAATTATTACAGTCCAGAAAGCAGTCACTACCCCGTTATGAACTAGTAACGACAACGGGGAGTGATCATCAGCAGCAATTTACAGTAGAATGCCAAATAGAACATTTGCAACAAGGTTTTCAAGGCGTTGCCAGTAATCGCCGTGAAGCTGAGCAAATTGCTGCCAAGGCAGCTTTTGAGCTCTTGCAGCATCGCAAATAG
- the era gene encoding GTPase Era, translating into MTDQTRCGYVAIVGRPNVGKSTLLNHILGQKISITSRKPQTTRHRLLGIKTEGDTQAIFVDTPGIHKGSESDKAINRYMNRAASSTITDVDVVVFVVERGIWTDEDEWVLQQVKRADCPVILVINKVDQIKDKSKLLPFLEECNTKMDFAEIVPLSALNGTNLDNLENSINQRLPQDIHFYPEDQVTDRSSRFMAAEMVREKIMRQLGEEIPYAMTVEIEDFKDSGKSLHIHALILVEREGQKRIVIGNKGSRLKLIGQEARVDMEKMFDRKVMLKLWVKVKSGWSDDERALQSLGYNDFD; encoded by the coding sequence ATGACAGATCAAACACGCTGTGGATATGTAGCCATTGTCGGCCGACCCAATGTCGGCAAATCGACGTTGCTCAACCATATCCTTGGGCAAAAAATCAGTATTACCTCCCGTAAACCGCAGACCACACGGCATCGTTTGCTGGGCATTAAAACCGAGGGTGATACTCAGGCAATCTTCGTTGATACACCGGGTATCCACAAAGGCAGCGAATCCGATAAAGCCATTAACCGCTATATGAACCGTGCCGCCAGTTCGACCATTACCGATGTCGATGTGGTGGTCTTTGTGGTTGAGCGGGGAATATGGACCGATGAAGACGAATGGGTATTACAACAGGTCAAGCGGGCCGATTGCCCGGTGATACTGGTTATCAATAAAGTCGACCAGATTAAAGATAAATCCAAACTGTTGCCCTTTCTTGAAGAGTGCAATACCAAAATGGATTTTGCAGAAATCGTCCCGCTGTCAGCCCTGAATGGTACCAATCTCGACAACCTTGAAAACAGTATCAATCAGCGCCTTCCTCAGGATATTCATTTTTACCCTGAAGACCAGGTGACAGACCGCAGCTCTCGTTTTATGGCCGCAGAAATGGTCAGGGAAAAAATCATGCGCCAACTGGGTGAAGAAATCCCCTATGCCATGACCGTGGAGATTGAAGACTTCAAAGACAGTGGTAAAAGCCTGCATATTCATGCGTTGATTCTAGTCGAGCGGGAAGGGCAAAAGCGTATTGTGATTGGCAATAAAGGCAGTCGCTTGAAATTGATCGGCCAGGAAGCACGGGTCGATATGGAAAAAATGTTTGATCGTAAAGTTATGCTGAAACTTTGGGTTAAGGTAAAATCCGGTTGGTCTGATGATGAACGTGCACTACAGAGTCTCGGCTATAACGATTTTGATTAG
- the rpoE gene encoding RNA polymerase sigma factor RpoE, whose translation MATSQQSDQQLVERVQKGDNRAFDLLVLKYQHKIFGLISRYIRDHDEIKDVAQEAFIKAFRALPKFRGDSAFYTWLYRIAINTAKNYLVARNRRPPATDVDVEDAEYYESASSLRDIENPENALYGEELKAVVEKAMKALPEDLRAAVTLREFEGLSYEDIADVMECPVGTVRSRIFRAREAIDKQVQSQIFGGDEAAAERLSLVKT comes from the coding sequence ATGGCAACGTCACAGCAATCAGACCAGCAGTTGGTCGAGCGTGTGCAAAAGGGCGATAACCGCGCTTTTGACTTATTGGTGCTGAAATATCAGCACAAAATCTTTGGCCTTATCTCGCGCTATATTCGCGATCATGATGAGATCAAAGATGTGGCTCAGGAGGCTTTTATCAAAGCCTTCAGGGCTCTGCCCAAATTTCGAGGTGATAGTGCTTTTTATACCTGGCTTTATCGCATCGCTATTAATACGGCAAAAAATTATCTGGTCGCCAGGAATCGTCGGCCACCGGCTACTGATGTCGATGTAGAAGATGCTGAATATTACGAGTCGGCTTCATCGCTGCGGGATATTGAAAACCCGGAAAATGCGCTCTACGGTGAAGAGCTAAAGGCCGTCGTAGAGAAGGCGATGAAAGCGTTGCCTGAAGACTTGAGAGCCGCGGTAACTTTGCGTGAATTTGAGGGTCTGAGTTATGAAGATATTGCTGATGTGATGGAGTGCCCGGTGGGTACGGTGCGTTCCAGAATCTTCCGTGCCCGGGAAGCCATCGACAAGCAAGTACAAAGCCAGATTTTTGGTGGTGATGAAGCCGCCGCCGAGCGTTTGTCGCTAGTGAAAACTTAA
- a CDS encoding sigma-E factor negative regulatory protein — MSEHLRESVSALMDGEADELELRRLLAAENADTVNRSWSNYHLVRDSLHSTEQSSEFRHLDISQQVSMAIAEESAAAGAATDTVEKPARWWQPAAGFAVAASVAVVVVFGVQTVDQSSQGLNSSPAVATTVSSSQAAVASRVYPVQAASMQASSTGTVSLSSGELPGDNAATKAAADIEAQKRLEKYILRHTERAALNNGQGVISFARVPSFEEQ, encoded by the coding sequence ATGAGTGAGCATCTACGAGAATCAGTATCCGCATTAATGGATGGGGAGGCTGATGAGCTGGAGTTGCGCAGACTACTGGCTGCTGAAAATGCTGATACGGTTAACCGTTCCTGGTCAAACTACCATTTAGTCCGAGATAGTTTACACAGTACCGAGCAAAGCTCTGAATTTCGCCATCTGGATATTTCCCAACAAGTGAGCATGGCGATTGCCGAAGAGAGTGCTGCTGCAGGCGCAGCCACAGATACCGTAGAAAAACCAGCTCGCTGGTGGCAGCCGGCAGCGGGTTTTGCCGTCGCCGCTTCAGTTGCCGTAGTCGTTGTCTTTGGTGTACAAACTGTTGATCAATCCAGCCAGGGTTTAAACAGCAGCCCTGCGGTTGCCACGACTGTTAGCAGTTCTCAGGCTGCTGTGGCCAGCCGGGTTTACCCAGTGCAAGCTGCCAGCATGCAGGCTTCATCGACCGGTACCGTAAGCTTATCCTCAGGCGAACTACCCGGTGATAACGCGGCCACTAAAGCGGCGGCTGATATAGAAGCGCAAAAGCGTTTGGAAAAGTATATTCTGCGCCATACTGAACGTGCCGCATTAAATAATGGCCAGGGTGTGATTTCGTTTGCCCGTGTGCCCAGTTTTGAAGAGCAGTAA